The following proteins come from a genomic window of Bombyx mori chromosome 18, ASM3026992v2:
- the LOC119629883 gene encoding sterile alpha motif domain-containing protein 1-like, with the protein MRSALASDSGAINPTRPSAGKKRGRRKTALPTSDDGGASSSGTEVPEKTMAIEEVTPVVSVPATSEDAMPAPQWAPVRRRGAVSPATSVESMSTSAASLASRDGTFRDLDLALVNLGKLLSTVAAKGAEPGSSYRKRLREAAAMVRTRLIPTMSKLYDLVESREVESKDLVAHCDSSESRIPGDTPALRGGTPLLPRPPLARSGPPAGAMDTDVHLRSAVGLTAQIPEPNPVVPVPLAPTPALPRPPRRVELRPAPPPRISAAPASARRGRLSPAPARAEDIRSPLARMVDEWPALPPPLSPSRAAGLQARGPHNTAAGIEEVDYSLPSREEMVACISRAVAVEVSKHFAGLEEILRSLIGSGDCVPAPTTAGAPRGQAARPTSTPTPSARLARRRGRDQNNKGTGAQNRAPKSQPRPLPAPPSSMDEGWTEVVKRGKKAKQQTAALAAPRGGRAPTAAARSTELAAVVAPRESRALATRKQNGKKKKPRATRSAAVVVTLLPAAAEKGLTYNDVMARARAASR; encoded by the exons atgcgctctgcgctcgccagcgactcGGGTGCAATCAATCCCACCAGACCATCGGCGGGGAAAAAGAGGGGGAGAAGAAAGACGGCATTACCAACTTCCGATGACGGCGGCGCATCATCCTCCGGCACTGAGGTACCGGAAAAAACGATGGCCATCGAGGAGGTGACTCCGGTAGTTTCGGTGCCTGCTACGTCGGAAGACGCAATGCCCGCTCCCCAGTGGGCACCAGTGAGGAGGAGGGGCGCTGTGTCACCGGCGACGTCCGTGGAGTCCATGTCGACGTCGGCCGCGTCCCTGGCTAGCAGGGACGGGACGTTCCGGGATCTCGACCTTGCATTGGTTAATTTGGGTAAGTTGCTGTCGACTgtggctgccaagggcgccgagccaggcagcagTTACCGGAAACGGCTCCGGGAGGCAGCCGCTATGGTGAGAACGAGGCTGATCCCCACCATGTCCAAGCTTTATGACTTGGTAGAGAGCCGAGAGGTGGAGAGCAAGGATCTCGTCGCTCATTGTGACTCCAGCGAGAGTCGCATCCCGGGAGACACCCCGGCCTTGCGAGGAGGGACTCCCTTGTTGCCGAGGCCTCCGCTGGCACGCTCTGGACCCCCCGCGGGGGCGATGGATACTGACGTGCACTTACGGTCGGCGGTGGGTTTGACAGCGCAAATTCCAGAGCCCAATCCTGTGGTCCCTGTCCCGCTAGCACCTACCCCCGCGCTCCCTCGCCCTCCACGAAGGGTTGAGTTAAGGCCTGCGCCGCCTCCGCGGATATCGGCCGCCCCTGCGTCTGCACGGAGAGGAAGGCTAAGCCCTGCGCCAGCGCGGGCTGAAgacatccgttcgccactggcgaggatggtgGATGAGTGGCCGGCGCTACCGCCGCCTCTTTCACCCTCGCGTGCTGCGGGATTGCAGGCTCGCGGGCCACACAACACGGCTGCTGGGATAGAAGAGGTGGACTACTCCCTCCCAAGCAGAGAGGAAATGGTGGCCTGTAtctcgcgggcggtggcggttgaGGTCAGCAAGCACTTTGCCGGCCTCGAGGAGATACTCCGCTCTTTGATTGGTTCCGGAGATTGCGTCCCGGCGCCAACAACCGCAGGCGCCCCGCGGGGTCAGGCCGCCCGGCCGACCTCTACCCCCACGCCATCCGCGAGGTTGGCCCGGCGTAGAGGCCGGGACCAGAATAACAAGGGTACGGGTGCCCAGAATCGTGCCCCGAAATCCCAACCCCGTCCCCTTCCTGCTCCCCCgtcaagcatggacgagggctggacggaagtggtgaagcggggcaAGAAAGCTAAGCAGCAGACAGCGGCTCTGGCAGCTCCCAGAGGGGGTCGAGCGCCAACTGCGGCAGCCCGAAGCACAGAGCTGGCGGCCGTGGTTGCTCCTCGTGAGAGTCGAGCACTGGCAACCAGGAAGCAGAACGGCAAAAAGAAGAAGCCGCGCGCAACGCGGTCGGCTGCCGTCGTAGTGACGTTGCTACCGGCcgccgccgaaaagggcctcacctataatGACGTGATGGCCCGAGCGCGCGCGGCT TCTAGATAA